Part of the Henckelia pumila isolate YLH828 chromosome 2, ASM3356847v2, whole genome shotgun sequence genome is shown below.
AGATAAGATTGATGATGGAAAcaattgaaaataaataaaaaaaatttaaacacaaACAGAATGTGTATAGCAACTGACTAACATAtctcatatataaatatattagtaGATCGTGACACATATAATACGTGTGTCCATAGGAAAAATTGAGAagaaaatacatttttttttaaaaaaattaaaatgaaatttatagattttttaaattgaaatggTACGAGAGAATATATGATATAATGAAAAATGTAAAATATGTGTACTTGGATGATTAGAGGCTATTTTTATAATTTCActagtattttattattattattattattattttttggaaaaaatagGCAATGGCAAATTTAGCCCACTTATGAACAGAAACTCCAGCCCAGGCCTGGGACCATATGTTGGTTGCTCCAGAAACCCATCTATACCGATCCAATCTGAGAATGGCCCAACCTAGTTCTGTCTTTTAAATTTGAGCCCATTTTATAATCGGCCCTAACCCATGCAGTCTGGCCCAGTTTATATCATCATATAATAATACCCATCCTCTGGTAGATTTCAAGTCCCCCCTTATCCTAAAACCTCAAACCCTTCGACTCTGCTTCCTCTTCTGCCTCTTATTCTCTCTGTGCATTCAATTTACCGACGTGATTCTGCGCCATTTTTGTTAGCACAACTAAATATGGCTGCAAATGGTTTCTTGATTACGGCCCCCGCGCGTTTCACCATCTCGAAAGCTTCATTTTCATACCCTTATCTATCAATCCCATTCAAACCAGTGAAGTCCCGGCTCTCGAGTTCTTgttgttcttcttcttcaatctCGTTCCCTTCTGTGTTTTCTATGAACAAGAAAGAAACCCTTTTGAGAGTTTCCGTGATGGCTGCTCAGCAAGAAGGGAACAACCCAGCTGTTCTTGAAGAAGAGCGAGGAGAGGAAGAGGAGGTCCTTCAGGGGATTGCCAACTGGGATATTTCGGAGAACGAAACAGCGGGAGAGGAGAGTGATGGTGTCGTGGAAGCTGTGGGGGATGCTGGAGAGGATGATGGGTATGTGGAACCGCCTGAGGAAGCTAAAGTGTTTGTGGGTAATCTGCCATATGATGTTGATAGTGAGAAGTTGGCTCAGATGTTTGAACAGGCTGGTGTTGTGGAGATTTCCGAggtaatttgatttttttttttgaattaagaTTTAGTTTTGTGCGATTTTGAGTAAAATGATggctttttttaattttgttgttGGTTTTTCATTGCGTTGTAATGAGATAGATAGTTTCTTTTGACTTTTGAGAGGTTTTGCTTTTTTAAATGTGTTGTGGATTTGCAGGTCATTTACAATAGGGACACTGACCAAAGTCGAGGGTTCGGGTTTGTGACGATGAGCACTGTGGAAGAAGCTGAAAAGGCTGTGGAAATGTTTCATCGCTATGTGAGTGTCATATAAAATTATTATCTGATATTCAGATTGTTGGTATCTGTGTACTATGCTGCCTGGTTGTGGCAGATGTAGTTTACGGAAATTTATAGAAATATACTGTAGTAAGTTCATCAATTTGAGAAATAGCTGTTTGATTAATTGTAGGAAGTGGTTGGTTTGTGAATATATACTCTTGGTGCGGTTCGTGGGGACTAAGACATGATAGTGAGATCATCCATTTACTGCATATTTTGGAGCATCATGAGTTTGACACTCTCGTTAATCTTTGGAGAACAAATTAAGTAACGTAGCTCATAAAACCTTCAGATTGATTATGGTCATGATGTGATACTTGTTTACTATGAATTAGTGTGCATTTGATGTGACTCAGCCCAGGATTTATATCCATGATCACCATCACACGAGCAGGGCAAGTTGTTGGCAATGTGAGATATTGCTTGGGTTGGTAGTATTATGTTGTTGAGGCGTTTGGATGTGATGAAGTGCATTTCATTTGATACTTAGCTCTAGAAGGATCTTATTTGTTGGTTATTGAGATCATATGTTGTTTTATCTTTGTTTGCTTGTAGCAAAATGTTGGTGTTGGAAAATGGTTTAGATGAATTAGTAATCACTGCATTATACAATTGACGTGTTGGGCATGCTCAATGTTTATAAGAAGTAACAGCATTCTTTGGCTGATTACCGGGGTGTATAAACTCCAACAAACGATATTCCCCTGAGATGGTCACCTCTCGCCGTATGAAATGAACTTTTGGCTTGGAACAGAATCTAGTACCTCTCAGGAGGAGTGCACGATTCTTACACATGAATCATGAATGCGATATTTGACTAGATCCTTGCGCATCTGATCATATCATAGACAGTTATGTATATTGCATTGTTTTACTTACTCTCAAACCAAACCTGATAGACAAACAAAAAGACAATCTTTTGCGAACTGTTAATTAGCAGTTATCTCCCTCCCCCCCTCCCCCCTCCCCCAACATCTTGGTTACTTACTTTTTTACCCCAAGTTATCATATGATACGGCTTCCACTTACAAGCAGTTCTTCTCTTGAACAGGAAATAAATGGAAGACTGCTAACAGTGAACAAAGCTGCTCCAAGAGGATCACAGCCTGAGCGCCCTCCCCGGGTGTTTGAAACCACTTGCAGAATTTATGTAGGAAACCTTCCATGGACTGTGGATGACGAGCGTCTTGAGGAGATATTCAGCGAGCACGGTAAAGTCGTAAGTGCTCGCGTAGTCTCGGATAGAGAGACTGGAAGATCACGTGGCTTTGGCTTTGTGGTGATGTCAAGCGAGTCTGAAATGAACGATGCCATCGCTAACCTTGATGGACAGGTGAATCCCTTTTCCCTTTATACATCGAATCAGCATGTGACTGGTCATCTCAGAAATCAATGTTAAATTGTTGTGTCATTAATTTTCTTGATGCAGAACTTGGATGGACGAGCAATCAGAGTAAACGTTGCTGAAGAGAGACAAAGGCTTGGTAGTTTCTAATATGCTTAAAGACCAAAACTAGAATGTCTTGTTTTGATGTTTTTGTAGTTAGATCTCTCGGTATTCCATAACCAGAGCCACGGAATGAGGTAGTAGTAATCAACagtatgtttgatttgaattgatgtAATTTTCTTGTTTGAGTTGGATATGGAGGGAAACTATGGTTCTTAATGAATAGTCATACTCTATATATGTATATCATATGGACTCGTCCCGAATAGCATATGAACTATTTGATTACATAGATCACATCTCGAATATACatgatattatcaaattctactgTTTATGTTGTATTCTTGTACTGACTTTGTGTCCAATGATCTAAAATTATTTCGGTATTTATGATACCACGACGGAATAATTTTGGGTCGTCGGAATATACTTTTCCTCCGGCATCGAAATACCCCCATAGGATACTATCCTTTGAGTCATTTCGAACTTTCCGATTGAAGTGCGATGATCTCTACTTTTGGGGATGATGGATTGGAGAAGAAAATTCTAGAGTTGGTAAAAAGTTATTTTTCAATTCCAAATTAAAGATTGAAATTTAGCACTATGCCAATAGCTCTACTTTTGCAAACTTGATTTCTTGATCTATTACAATCCTTTGGTTTACACTACACTATTAAGTTCGAAATTCTATGAACGTATTTTTTTGAATGAATatgtttttataaataaatacatatatattaactaAACATCATGAATATAAAAATGGCATATATACTAATTAATATATCATTTTGTAATTTTgtagaaaattatatttaaaatcttaaaagttttatgttctttataacttgaaaatttattcattttcatcttaaatttcacaaaaattccATTGAGATGATTTTACAAGTTAATTTTTGAGATGTTCGTACCGGTTAATTTGTGAAACGGATCTCCTTATTGGATTATCATAAAAAATTTACTTTttaatgacaaaaatattactttttaccataaatattAGCagagttgacccgtctcacggataAAGATCCGTGAATTCGACTCACAAAAGATTTACTCCTTGTGTGACATCAAGATCTCAAGTTTGGGACAAAGTCTCGAGTTCGAGATCCAGTTATAACTATCTCCtctatcaaataaaaaaaagaaagaaaaaagaaaatacCTTCTCCTTAAATTTATGGTAATTCTATCTATTTATTTATCGATTTATTGAttgacataaaataattaagattaTACAATAAAAAATTGAGAACCATATTTTACGCTTAGTTCATACTAATTTTGTTCAAATTTCTACGCTATTTGACCTACTTCCATGTTTTTCCACTTTCCACGGCACTACAATCTCGGGTTCGTTTGAAGTCGTAGACTTATCTAgtttcatgttgtttttgctatattatttatccatatttcaattatttatataacatcaatcaaatcattaattatttatattacatcaatcaaatcattaaatttaaattactatattactcttataaataatattatttatattttattaattattaaaaggataaaataataatttactatttttatattaaatataatcaatcaaatcaaaaaatcataatctatcaatcaaatcaattcttatattaactatattttttattacaatatattacttatctttatattatttatcttatcacCCACTCCAAACGGACCCTTAATCAAGATCGTATTTTTGTCCAAAGACAAAGAGAAACTATAgaatttatttagttattttctgataaaataaaataaatataaataataaataaataaaagagggGAATTTTAAAAGTCGCATCGTTAGTTTTGCGTTTTTTGAGAAAGAAAAAGGCGCTATTAGCATAAACTCCAGTCTCCTTGTTGGCCACACCAAGTTTGGAAACATTGTTCCTTCTGCACCGACCGCTTGTAGCTCTTGAAATTcagaaaattaaaaatctcaATTCTTCCCTTCTTCTTGTCACTATATGTCATCAGTTGATCATAACTGGAAATCCCAAATCAGTGGTTAAAATCCCTGACAGAGATTTCGCGATCAGCCCAAAAAAACATATTATCCAAGATGTAATTTTTTTCGGACTCGTGGTCTgatttttctgtttttttttctctaattgGTCGAATCATTGATGACCCTTTTGTTTTTTTCGTTTACTGTTTCGGTCTTTCTAAGGTCGCAAGAAGTAATAGCAGTGGAAGCTATAAAACATGCTTTGAAAGCGCTGAAGAAGCGGCATTTACACGAAGAAGGGGCTCATTCTCCTGCTTTCAGCGCGCTCTCTCGCCCTATTCTGTCCCAGGTTGTCCCGGTTTGATGTGAATGTGATTATTGTTAGGTTTGTTATTTTCAGGTTGATGCTTAATTTAtaacgtttttttttttacacaattTAGCTTTCGGATTGTTAAAATTACTTTGGTCTCAAATTCACTTTTGAGGTGGTATACGTTATATTGTTTGGAACAAGTTCTGAAGATCTGTATAGGTTTCTGCTAATTTTATGTTTTCCTAGGAAAATTTACTTGTAGAGAGGAGGAACACTTTGTAGattaaatttgaatgcatttaGTTAGCACAACCGTAGTTGCGAATCAAATTTTTTGATAATTAATGGTACTAGATTGAAAGTTTAGCTGGTGCTTAAGTATATACTATGCGGAAACATTACTCGAGCTTTGAAATTCATCACTATATTGGGGCACTTATCTATTGGATTGTTTCGCAGGAGTCAAGGTATTTAGTGTATTATTTCATTCTCACTCTTGATCGTGATGACCGAGAAGggatatttttaatttgattaccAAAATTTTCAAGATACGATTTGACTAGATAAGGGAATTTGAGAACTATTACTCAATCCAGAAATACTTATTCAATGAAGATGGTTTTTGCTGGGTGTTGTttgaaataacaaaattaaagaaGCTGAATATATGTTTGGATCGGAGAAAAATGTAGGAATTGTTGTAAATAGTGATATTTTCTTTGAAGTAGTACCAGAAAAACAATACCAAATGTCggaaatattttatatgttgGGTTGCACTTTGAATTCAACCAGCCAAAAACCTTAAATAAAGtcccttttttcattaatgaTTTGATGGCAACCTATATGAGTCGGAGTTAATGGTAATGCTTAGATTGCATTGCAAGTTAGGTTGTTGATGTAAAACTTCAGGAGTTTGTGCCAGAAGATATCTCACCCTATCActgtttataatttttatatttattattgagTGTTGTTTCTTATATGATGGGGCGAAATGAAACTCTTATTGCCCTTGAAATtcattaattcaaaattttaggaTATATTTAAATTGTGATACTGGTATTGATGATTGTACTGATTTTATTGGTTAAATTTGTTGTTTTCGTACTTGAAAGAGACAGAAAGGATATAAAAATGCATTTATGCATGTATAGGTTTCGCGATTCCTCAAAAATGAATTTTGGCTAACATTTGTGTTTTAATCTTAGGGCTCAGAGTGGAAAGAGAAGGCTGAGAATCTTGAGTTGGAGATCCACCAGTGTTACAAAGCTCAATCTCGACTCTCGGAACAACTCGCCATTGAAGTGGCTGACGCCAGAACTACTAAATCCTTACTACAGGAGAAGGAATCCTTGATATCTGATTTTCAAGATGAGCTTAGTAAATCTAGGTATGACGTTGGCACTCCAAATTTTTTCTATTGAACTCTAACGGTTATTAGTATGAACTGCAGGGTATTGGACTTGTGAATATATTGTATTTATGTCTCAGCTTAACTTTTACTCATTTGCAGGGATGAATGCTCTCGTTTAGCTGCTCTGTTAGAAGAAAAGACTAAAGCTTTAGAACTGTTGATAGATGAGCACCAGGATCTTAAAAACCAACATGAAGCAACCACTCTAAGAGCTGACAATGCTCAGGCGGAAAACAAGAAATTGATTGACCGTTGGatgttggagaaaatgaaaGATGCTGAACGCCTGAATGAGGTAGTAACTCTTTGCTTGAAGCATGAAATCATCATTCATGTTTTCTTTCATGGTGATTCTGCagtaggaaaaatatttttaactgGCGAGCCAGCTTGTTATTGTGATGTATTTGCAACTCCTTGTGTTAGGCTAATGCCATTTATGAAGACATGCTGGGGTTTAAGGGTAGTAGCATACATCAAATTGCCAATCAGCAAGTGGATGGTTTAATCCGTCGCAGTGAAGAAGGTGCTGAATATTATGTCCAGTCAACCATTCCCACTACATGCAAGCAGAGAATCCCGGCACATGAAGGCGGATGTGCCTCAATATTATTCGAGTATAATTCCGATAAATTGGTTAGTGGAGGGCAGGACAAATCTATTAAAATATGGGATACAAGTACAGGGTCTTTGAGTCGTACTCTTCACGGTTGCCTTGGTTCCGTTCTTGATGTTTCAATCACCCATGACAACAAATCTGTCATTGCAGCTAGCAGTGCAAATAACTTGTATGTATGGGACGTAAGCTCTGGTCGAGTGAGACATACTCTCACTGGCCATGTAGACAAAGTTTGTGCTGTGGATGTTAGCCGAATCTCCAACCGTAATGTTGTGAGTGCAGCTTATGATCGCACGATAAAAGTTTGGGATCTTCAGAAAGGCTACTGTGTTAATACCCTAATTTTTCACAGCAATTGCAACACACTTTGTTTTAGCATGGATGGACGGACCATTTGTTCTGGTCATGTAGATGGAAATCTACGCCTTTGGGATATTCAGAGCGGAAAACTTCTGAGTGAGGTTGCTGCACACTCTTTTGCAATTACATCTCTATCATTATCAAGAAACGGAAATGTTATCTTGTCTAGTGGAAGAGACAACTTGCATAACTTATTTGACATTCGTACTCTCGAAATCTGTACGACGCTAAAAGGTAACGGTAATAGAGTAGCATCTAATTGGAGCAGATCATGCATCAGTCCTGATGACGGCTACGTGGCTGCTGGATCTGCGGATGGATCTGTACATATTTGGTCTGTAGCAAATGCAAAAATAGTTAGCACACTTAAGGAGCTTACGTCTCCCATACTATGCTGTTCATGGAGTAATCTTGGGAAAAATTTGGCTGTCTCCGACAGGAGTGGTAACATATGCCTATGGACTTGATTGTATTTTCCTAAGAAATCGCTCTCCCATTTAATGAAGTCTGCTCAACTTCAAAGTAAGCTTCCTAAAGACATTTTTTCCTTGGCTGTAAATAAGATTATTTGTGATTATTAATTCTTGAGCAAAGATCTGTAGGTATGAGGATGAAACTGTAAAGTAGCCTCAAGTGAAGTAGAGGATTGTATATATGGAAACTCTGCTTGTTAAAGATCCGTATTAATAGGAGCTTCGGCGTTGATTGtttataggcgaagtttggTATCTTTGTAGTCACTTCCGTCGTATAGTTTGGCTTTGTTTACAAATCATTCTACATGTTGGCATTCTTCATTTCTGCATTGAGTGGATACGACCTCGACGCATCAGAGTCGGTGAAGCAGAGTTGGGAATATTCCTATCAGTAAGGTCCCCAAGCAATATTTCAGGGAtgaaattattgattatttcaGTATGTCGGATTTTGCTCAAGTGCAGAGTTTGAAACAAAGTCTATTCAAGAAGATAGCGACTGGATGTTGAGAAAATATGCAAGGTTTCTTTCATCCAATGAGTCTTAGCCGGAGATGGTTTCTGTACCAGAAAACTACAAGTGTTTGCAGAGAATGGTGTGCATGAGATTTTGCTGGATTTAATGGTAAGCCATGATGGGCTATCTTTAGTTTTTGGAAATCAAGGTCTCATTTCTATAAGACAACTCAAATAGATATTCACAAATACTAAGAAAATCATTGATTTGCGAAGTTTATAAAATatgtcttattttattcatatttaattcattcaaaAATTTGTTGCAGTTTTTCAAGACTTAAAAAATGTTGTTAAgctttttccaaaaaaaaaataaaaaaaattgttgttaaGAGCCTGTTTGGTTAGATAAGTTCGTAGGATtaaaacatgtttttttttaaaaaaataaaatttcttaaaaactGTTGTGTTTGGTTTTaaagttgttttaaaaaatttatttaagagtgtgtttttttaaaagataCAACTTTTGGCTTTTAACTATTACTTCTaactatattaaaaaaataaaaacgttttttaaatatcaaaatgatttcagttttttttaaaaaaaaaattaaacacttGAAAAAGCTGAAATTATAAAAATGTTATTTTAAGTTATAGCTTATGTAGCCAAATTGCCTTTAAATGTAAAAATTAGATTATACATTATAATTAGGATGAGAAAGAGTAAAGTTCATTTGATAAAGTAATATGAAAAGTTCCATTTAATTTGTATTCACATTTATTAGATAAAGACCGAGGCGGACTTCCTCTGGTTCCACGTTTACATTTACcaagaaattaaataattagcTAAAGCCAACGTGAGAGGTTGCGAATTACTAGAAAAATAGGAGAAATCAGGTTCattgaatttgaatgattttaGTTAATAGTAATAAATGGAGTaatatatcttattaaagaaGAACCTCACTTTGACTTTAACATAGTGTttgtaacttttaaaaataaatgattatgatttttttgtgctttcattttattttcaaatttaaattgatttgaaacAAAAATATACATACGCGTTGTGTgtgattaaaatataaatactatttCTGTAAATATCTAATATTTTTgtttcaaatcaatttaaatttaaaaataaaataaaagcacaaaaaattcataatcatttatttttagagattacaaACACTATGTTAAGTGATGCTCTTCTTTAATAAGATAGTAAAATTatactaaatataatataataacaaTTAGTAGGCATGGAAAGAATATATTTTATACTAGAATTAAACAACTTAAATTGCCAAGTATACTATCAacatttgttaaaaaaataaaaggaatcttatttatatttatagaaGCTAAATTGTAAAATACGATGCATATTTCTTTATAGTTTCTTAAATATtcgaattaaatatatattatgtaagATTTTACCAGATTATTTAAGACTGAAACGCATTAATTTAAgtgataatataatataataatag
Proteins encoded:
- the LOC140881548 gene encoding 28 kDa ribonucleoprotein, chloroplastic-like yields the protein MAANGFLITAPARFTISKASFSYPYLSIPFKPVKSRLSSSCCSSSSISFPSVFSMNKKETLLRVSVMAAQQEGNNPAVLEEERGEEEEVLQGIANWDISENETAGEESDGVVEAVGDAGEDDGYVEPPEEAKVFVGNLPYDVDSEKLAQMFEQAGVVEISEVIYNRDTDQSRGFGFVTMSTVEEAEKAVEMFHRYEINGRLLTVNKAAPRGSQPERPPRVFETTCRIYVGNLPWTVDDERLEEIFSEHGKVVSARVVSDRETGRSRGFGFVVMSSESEMNDAIANLDGQNLDGRAIRVNVAEERQRLGSF
- the LOC140880997 gene encoding autophagy-related protein 16-like, which produces MSQEVIAVEAIKHALKALKKRHLHEEGAHSPAFSALSRPILSQGSEWKEKAENLELEIHQCYKAQSRLSEQLAIEVADARTTKSLLQEKESLISDFQDELSKSRDECSRLAALLEEKTKALELLIDEHQDLKNQHEATTLRADNAQAENKKLIDRWMLEKMKDAERLNEANAIYEDMLGFKGSSIHQIANQQVDGLIRRSEEGAEYYVQSTIPTTCKQRIPAHEGGCASILFEYNSDKLVSGGQDKSIKIWDTSTGSLSRTLHGCLGSVLDVSITHDNKSVIAASSANNLYVWDVSSGRVRHTLTGHVDKVCAVDVSRISNRNVVSAAYDRTIKVWDLQKGYCVNTLIFHSNCNTLCFSMDGRTICSGHVDGNLRLWDIQSGKLLSEVAAHSFAITSLSLSRNGNVILSSGRDNLHNLFDIRTLEICTTLKGNGNRVASNWSRSCISPDDGYVAAGSADGSVHIWSVANAKIVSTLKELTSPILCCSWSNLGKNLAVSDRSGNICLWT